From the Leptospira inadai serovar Lyme str. 10 genome, the window GGTACGGTTCTTGCTAATGTTACTTTAGAATGGAAGAGAAGAATCATTTAGAAAAAGGGTTAGGTCCCTGGTTACTTTGGGGACTCGGAGTAGGCTACGTCATTTCAGGGATGTACTTCGGTTGGAATCTAGGACTGCCCATCGGAGGAACTTTCGGGTTAGGAATCGCGACATGCATTGCGGTTATTCTTTATGTGACATTCACGTTTAGCTATGCCGAGTTGGCCTGCATGATTCCTAAGGCCGGCGGCGCATTCGACTATGCAAGGGAAGCGTCCGGAAATCGTTGGGAGTCTGTTGAAAAAGTTAGCGAGGTTAGTCGGTATTTTTCTCGTAATTGGGATCATTATGTTTAATTGTTATAAAGGCTTTCAGTTAACTTTTGGCGGATCGTTTAAACATACCGAAATCCGCAAAGTTTTGCTATATTATGAGCGGAGCATCTCTCGGACCATTCCAAAGATACTTTTTCTATTCCCTTCGTCATAAATCTATATCCGCGACGAGATCCTTTTATTGCACCAAAGACACCTTCGATCGAGGGGAATCTCTTAGAGTAAATTTTCCGCGATTGCGGATGTCTTAACTTTTTACGCATTTCCATCGTGTAGAAATTGTCCATCTCGTTTGGTTGGTAATTCTTACTTGGACTCAAATGAACATAGTTGTTTTTTAAATTATTAGAATTCACCAAAATGGCTTTAGAGCGATCTTTTGTGCAGAAGTGCTTTAACTTACAACCATTGCAATTCGTTGATCTGTAATCTAAATAACGATTGTCTCCACGAAGAAATCTTTCAGCTTTAAATTTAAGTTCTCTACCTGATGGACAGGTGAATCGGTTGGATTTTCTTTCGTAAGCGAACTTTATAAACTGAGGTCTTCGTTTAGCAGAATCGGGAACCTTCGGTATCCGTCCAGCTTGGAATGGCCTTGTGACTTTTTGATCGGGGCAATAAATATCGAAATCCTTTAAACTCCGAAAGTTGGCTTCACTCGCGTAACCCGCATCCAAGATATATTGAATTTTTCTGAAATCATTGTCTCTTGATTTCAGGGAAAGGTGACAATATTCGACTTTTCGAATCATCTTTTCCGTAAACTTCGTATCTGCTTGCCCCGTTTCCACAGATTGGGAAACAATCATGTTAGATTTGCTATCGACCGCCGCCTGAGCATTGTAACCTACGATAAAGGCGTTTCCCTTTTTCTGTAGATCGCAATTTCTCTCATAGAGATGGATCCTGCGGCGGTCTTTGTGCTTTTTTAAGAATTCTACAGCCTCTTTTAACTTGCCTGCTTTTCGTTCCAAATCTTTCGTTTTTTTCGAAAGTTTAGTCTGTTCTAAATCTGCCGACCGTTCCCACTCCCTTAGTT encodes:
- a CDS encoding transposase, giving the protein MAKFKNTDPKQLRMYVLNFQELFGEGHPIHSFKKVIDRLDFEDFEKNYQNDETGRPAISPKKVISALFYSILIGNLSMRELCRLSKLRAELIYLLDGEELDHTFISKFRKTHKNEIEDLFSQTVFLGYESGYIDFETVSIDGTKIKANANSDDMGDLEKFETRLKQIEKVSKIKLREWERSADLEQTKLSKKTKDLERKAGKLKEAVEFLKKHKDRRRIHLYERNCDLQKKGNAFIVGYNAQAAVDSKSNMIVSQSVETGQADTKFTEKMIRKVEYCHLSLKSRDNDFRKIQYILDAGYASEANFRSLKDFDIYCPDQKVTRPFQAGRIPKVPDSAKRRPQFIKFAYERKSNRFTCPSGRELKFKAERFLRGDNRYLDYRSTNCNGCKLKHFCTKDRSKAILVNSNNLKNNYVHLSPSKNYQPNEMDNFYTMEMRKKLRHPQSRKIYSKRFPSIEGVFGAIKGSRRGYRFMTKGIEKVSLEWSERCSAHNIAKLCGFRYV